In a genomic window of Oreochromis aureus strain Israel breed Guangdong linkage group 13, ZZ_aureus, whole genome shotgun sequence:
- the ttl gene encoding tubulin--tyrosine ligase, which translates to MNAPMYTFVSRDDNSTVYAEVSKILLSTGQWKRLKRDNPRFNLMLGERNRLPFGRLGHEPGLVQLVNYYRGADKLCRKASLVKLIKTSPELSDSSNWFPESYIIYPTNLNTPVAPAMNGISHLKSNPKTDEREVFLASYNAKKESTEGTVWIAKSSAGAKGAGILISHDANELLDYIDNQGQVHVIQKYLEKPLLLEPGHRKFDIRSWVLVDHQYNIYLYREGVLRTSSEPYNSSDLQDMTSHLTNHCIQKEHSQNYGRYEEGNEMFFDEFRLYLLNTHNVTLETTILPQIKQIIKSCLTCIESAISTKHLSYQSFQLFGFDFMVDKNFKVWLIEINGAPACAQKLYPELCQGIVDVAISSVFTLNSGDSSSASSSPYSSSPSSSSLFTTNSCSSPKLRGPLHVGPFTRL; encoded by the exons ATGAACGCCCCTATGTACACCTTTGTTTCCCGTGACGACAACAGTACTGTTTATGCTGAAGTTTCCAAAATCCTCCTCTCAACCGGGCAATGGAAGAGGCTGAAAAGAGACAATCCCAGATTCAACTTGATGCTGGGTGAGCGGAACAGATTACCCTTTGGGCGTTTAG GCCATGAACCCGGACTGGTGCAGCTGGTGAATTACTACAGGGGGGCAGACAAGCTTTGCAGAAAGGCATCCTTGGTCAA GCTAATAAAGACCAGCCCAGAGCTGTCTGACTCCAGTAACTGGTTTCCAGAGTCCTACATCATCTATCCCACTAACCTCAACACACCTGTTGCTCCTGCTATGAATGGCATCAGCCATCTGAAGAGCAATCCGAAGACAGATGAGCGGGAAGTTTTCTTGGCCTCCTATAACGCTAAGAAAGAAAGCACAGAGGGTACAGTGTGGATAGCCAAGTCCTCTGCTGGAGCTAAAG GTGCTGGTATTTTGATATCCCACGATGCTAATGAGTTGCTGGACTATATTGACAATCAGGGACAGGTTCATGTTATTCAGAAGTACTTGGAGAAGCCTCTGCTTCTTGAGCCGGGACATCGGAAATTTGACATCag GAGCTGGGTGCTAGTGGACCATCAGTATAACATCTACTTATACCGCGAGGGCGTGCTGCGAACCTCCTCGGAGCCCTACAACAGCTCAGACCTGCAGGACATGACCAGCCACCTGACTAACCACTGCATCCAGAAAGAGCACTCCCAGAACTACGGCCGATACGAGGAGGGGAACGAGATGTTCTTCGACGAGttcaggctgtacctgctgaaCACTCACAACGTCACGCTGGAGACCACCATATTACCTCAGATAAAGCAGATCATAAA GAGCTGTCTGACATGCATCGAGTCCGCAATCAGCACCAAGCACCTGTCCTACCAGAGCTTCCAGCTTTTTGGATTTGATTTCATGGTGGACAAGAACTTCAAAGTGTGGCTCATTGAAATCAACGGCGCACCAGCCTGTGCACA GAAATTATATCCAGAGTTATGTCAAGGCATTGTGGACGTGGCCATTTCCAGTGTCTTCACCCTAAACAGCGGCGACTCCTCGTCTGCGTCCTCTTCACCTTACTCGTCCTCCCCATCTTCCTCCTCCCTGTTCACCACCAACTCCTGTTCCTCTCCCAAACTGAGAGGACCTCTCCACGTGGGTCCTTTCACTCGCCTGTAA
- the fignl1 gene encoding fidgetin-like protein 1, with translation MSGAHLDEWQKRSFDISSGSCTPEQTADAYRAHILSIQYAWASSQLSQAGMASLLRTYSERYAAVLDSDDPRTGLNNYAESALHLARSQRNYSDKWESSLTAESVLELPSVQKTIQAKTGGESFVVAPADVNITVGQEGKGSSLTPPFKTVQPPQLKSEVKIAASIPAKVSVERPSSHEGISVNPPSFPRPPAQPQSVFSRPSPALPHVNPGPAGVTQHYQSSFFPTSNTSKRKNFYNTDGGDVGREPNGCQVSSDPRAVTTFKTAREQFVVDQQRKHSHHPQRGQAPGMAATVKKSLGANRPRGAFSKFVSPIPRQEEEGNVASRNSNQDPQILDERLKNFEPKIIELIMSEIMDHGPPVGWDDIAGLEFAKTTIKEIVVWPMLRPDIFTGLRGPPKGILLFGPPGTGKTLIGKCIACQSGATFFSISASSLTSKWVGEGEKMVRALFAIARCHQPAVIFIDEIDSLLSQRTDGEHDSSRRIKTEFLVQLDGAATAAEDRILVVGATNRPQEIDEAARRRLAKRLYIPLPEATARRQIVTNLMAQEKNQLGESEVERVVTATEGFSGADMTQLCREAALGPIRSIQLSDIATITAAQVRPIIYSDFHEALKTVRPSVSSKDLELYEEWNKTFGCGR, from the coding sequence ATGAGTGGCGCACACCTGGACGAATGGCAGAAGAGGTCCTTTGACATTTCATCTGGCAGCTGTACACCTGAACAGACGGCCGATGCCTACCGGGCCCACATCCTCTCCATTCAGTATGCATGGGCAAGCTCCCAGCTCTCTCAGGCCGGCATGGCCAGCCTGCTCAGGACCTACTCGGAGCGCTATGCTGCAGTGCTGGACTCGGATGACCCGCGCACCGGGCTCAACAACTATGCAGAAAGCGCGCTCCATCTGGCCCGCAGTCAGAGGAACTACAGCGACAAATGGGAGTCATCCCTCACTGCAGAGAGCGTGCTGGAGTTGCCCAGCGTTCAGAAAACAATTCAGGCAAAGACAGGAGGTGAGAGCTTTGTGGTGGCACCAGCTGATGTTAACATAACTGTGGGGCAAGAGGGTAAAGGTAGCTCTCTCACTCCTCcctttaaaactgtgcaacCACCGCAGCTTAAATCAGAGGTTAAAATCGCAGCCAGTATCCCTGCTAAGGTTTCTGTGGAAAGGCCCAGCAGTCACGAAGGGATTTCAGTCAATCCACCCTCATTCCCCCGACCTCCAGCTCAGCCACAGTCTGTGTTTAGTCGTCCTTCTCCAGCTCTCCCACATGTAAACCCTGGCCCCGCAGGGGTCACGCAGCACTATCAGTCCTCCTTCTTTCCCACCTCCAACACATCGAAGCGGAAAAATTTTTACAACACAGACGGCGGTGATGTTGGCAGGGAGCCAAATGGCTGTCAAGTGTCATCAGACCCGCGGGCTGTTACCACCTTCAAAACAGCTCGTGAGCAGTTCGTCGTTGACCAGCAGCGAAAGCACTCCCATCACCCTCAGAGAGGTCAGGCCCCTGGGATGGCAGCAACTGTGAAGAAATCTCTGGGCGCCAACAGGCCTCGAGGTGCATTTTCAAAATTTGTGTCTCCCATTCCACGACAGGAAGAGGAGGGAAATGTGGCGAGCCGTAATTCCAATCAGGATCCTCAAATCCTGGACGAGCGTCTGAAAAACTTTGAGCCAAAGATAATCGAGCTGATCATGAGTGAGATCATGGACCATGGGCCTCCGGTGGGCTGGGACGACATAGCAGGTCTGGAGTTCGCCAAGACTACCATAAAGGAGATTGTGGTTTGGCCCATGCTGCGACCTGACATCTTTACTGGACTCCGTGGCCCGCCCAAAGGCATCCTGCTGTTTGGACCGCCGGGAACTGGAAAAACTCTGATAGGTAAATGTATTGCCTGTCAATCAGGTGCCACTTTCTTTAGCATCAGCGCCTCATCACTCACATCCAAGTGGGTGGGTGAAGGAGAGAAAATGGTGCGAGCTCTGTTTGCCATTGCCCGCTGCCACCAGCCTGCTGTCATTTTCATCGATGAAATCGACTCCCTGCTGTCCCAGCGGACGGACGGTGAGCACGACTCCTCGCGCAGGATAAAAACAGAGTTTCTGGTCCAGCTAGATGGAGCAGCCACTGCAGCAGAGGATCGCATCCTGGTGGTGGGTGCCACCAACCGGCCCCAGGAGATCGACGAGGCAGCGCGACGACGCCTGGCGAAGCGGTTATACATCCCCCTGCCCGAAGCCACTGCCCGACGGCAGATAGTGACAAACCTCATGGCTCAGGAGAAAAACCAGCTGGGAGAAAGCGAGGTGGAGAGGGTGGTGACAGCCACGGAGGGCTTCTCCGGAGCCGATATGACTCAGCTGTGTCGAGAGGCAGCACTGGGGCCCATACGCAGTATCCAGCTCAGTGACATCGCCACCATCACCGCGGCTCAGGTCCGACCCATCATCTACAGTGACTTCCACGAGGCCCTGAAGACTGTACGTCCCAGTGTATCATCAAAGGACTTGGAGCTGTATGAAGAGTGGAATAAAACCTTTGGATGTGGGCGTTAA